Proteins found in one Zea mays cultivar B73 chromosome 1, Zm-B73-REFERENCE-NAM-5.0, whole genome shotgun sequence genomic segment:
- the LOC100284635 gene encoding uncharacterized protein isoform X2 produces the protein MGAKAAHRRGVLDLEAQFAFFRSQHRHPVNAAAHVLLTWPILFTNLLILHFLPLPLPVSPALALALAYAAAYLAVDRRAGAVAGLLFLAAWAASRALAARLGFALSWKLVLVTQLFCWTWQFLGHGLFEKKGPSVSDLPEVFLMEPFLIFLQPPLVLRVHRY, from the exons ATGGGGGCCAAGGCGGCACACCGGCGTGGGGTGCTGGACCTGGAGGCGCAGTTCGCCTTCTTCCGGTCGCAGCACCGGCACCCCGTGAACGCGGCGGCGCACGTGCTGCTCACCTGGCCCATCCTCTTCACCAACCTCTTGATCCTCCACTtcctgccgctgccgctgcccgtCTCCCCCGCGCTGGCCCTCGCGCTCGCATACGCCGCCGCCTACCTCGCTGTCGACCGCAGAGCCGGCGCAGTCGCGGGGCTGCTCTTCCTCGCCGCATGGGCCGCCAGCCGCGCCCTCGCGGCCCGCCTCGGCTTCGCTCTCTCCTGGAAGCTTGTCCTCGTCACGCAGCTCTTCTGCTGGACCTGGCAGTTCCTCGGCCACGGCCTCTTCGAG AAGAAGGGGCCGAGTGTTAGTgatcttcctgaggtgttcttgaTGGAGCCGTTCCTCATCTTCCTGCAG CCTCCGCTGGTTCTTCGTGTGCACAGATACTGA
- the LOC100284635 gene encoding uncharacterized protein LOC100284635 isoform 1 (isoform 1 is encoded by transcript variant 1), with amino-acid sequence MGAKAAHRRGVLDLEAQFAFFRSQHRHPVNAAAHVLLTWPILFTNLLILHFLPLPLPVSPALALALAYAAAYLAVDRRAGAVAGLLFLAAWAASRALAARLGFALSWKLVLVTQLFCWTWQFLGHGLFEKKGPSVSDLPEVFLMEPFLIFLQILNKLFGYEPYPGFCKNVDRKIEADLRASESSSRGRTT; translated from the exons ATGGGGGCCAAGGCGGCACACCGGCGTGGGGTGCTGGACCTGGAGGCGCAGTTCGCCTTCTTCCGGTCGCAGCACCGGCACCCCGTGAACGCGGCGGCGCACGTGCTGCTCACCTGGCCCATCCTCTTCACCAACCTCTTGATCCTCCACTtcctgccgctgccgctgcccgtCTCCCCCGCGCTGGCCCTCGCGCTCGCATACGCCGCCGCCTACCTCGCTGTCGACCGCAGAGCCGGCGCAGTCGCGGGGCTGCTCTTCCTCGCCGCATGGGCCGCCAGCCGCGCCCTCGCGGCCCGCCTCGGCTTCGCTCTCTCCTGGAAGCTTGTCCTCGTCACGCAGCTCTTCTGCTGGACCTGGCAGTTCCTCGGCCACGGCCTCTTCGAG AAGAAGGGGCCGAGTGTTAGTgatcttcctgaggtgttcttgaTGGAGCCGTTCCTCATCTTCCTGCAG ATACTGAACAAACTGTTCGGCTATGAGCCGTATCCTGGGTTCTGCAAGAACGTGGACAGGAAGATCGAAGCCGATCTCAGGGCGAGCGAGAGCTCAAGCAGAGGAAGGACAACCTGA
- the LOC100284635 gene encoding uncharacterized protein LOC100284635 isoform 2 (isoform 2 is encoded by transcript variant 2) produces the protein MGAKAAHRRGVLDLEAQFAFFRSQHRHPVNAAAHVLLTWPILFTNLLILHFLPLPLPVSPALALALAYAAAYLAVDRRAGAVAGLLFLAAWAASRALAARLGFALSWKLVLVTQLFCWTWQFLGHGLFEKKGPSVSDLPEVFLMEPFLIFLQVTTGTADKHILNKLFGYEPYPGFCKNVDRKIEADLRASESSSRGRTT, from the exons ATGGGGGCCAAGGCGGCACACCGGCGTGGGGTGCTGGACCTGGAGGCGCAGTTCGCCTTCTTCCGGTCGCAGCACCGGCACCCCGTGAACGCGGCGGCGCACGTGCTGCTCACCTGGCCCATCCTCTTCACCAACCTCTTGATCCTCCACTtcctgccgctgccgctgcccgtCTCCCCCGCGCTGGCCCTCGCGCTCGCATACGCCGCCGCCTACCTCGCTGTCGACCGCAGAGCCGGCGCAGTCGCGGGGCTGCTCTTCCTCGCCGCATGGGCCGCCAGCCGCGCCCTCGCGGCCCGCCTCGGCTTCGCTCTCTCCTGGAAGCTTGTCCTCGTCACGCAGCTCTTCTGCTGGACCTGGCAGTTCCTCGGCCACGGCCTCTTCGAG AAGAAGGGGCCGAGTGTTAGTgatcttcctgaggtgttcttgaTGGAGCCGTTCCTCATCTTCCTGCAGGTAACCACAGGCACAGCTGACAAACAT ATACTGAACAAACTGTTCGGCTATGAGCCGTATCCTGGGTTCTGCAAGAACGTGGACAGGAAGATCGAAGCCGATCTCAGGGCGAGCGAGAGCTCAAGCAGAGGAAGGACAACCTGA